A window from Microbacterium ginsengiterrae encodes these proteins:
- a CDS encoding ROK family transcriptional regulator, protein MMPPTEPASSDPSGLIRLLRDGRQWSVSELAATTGVARSTVSQRLDMLSALGLISRAEPGSSTGGRPPKRVALLADARLVLAFDIGASHAHVGVASITREILAHRRIAIDIAAGPDHVLGQVTEVADDLLDGLGRDRSVVLATGVGLPGPVHAATGRPVRPPIMPGWDGYDVPGWLHSRDGIPAFVDNDVNLAALGEHDRFGVGVDNFLYVKVATGIGAGIISGGMLLRGAQGIAGDIGHVRVSRGEGVFCSCGNEGCLEALAAGPAIARSLREAGIEVTSSREVVARVDAGDVNAIQAVRQAGRDLGEVLSASISFLNPSVIAIGGRMAGAGEHLIAGVREVVYRRAMPLATVGLEIRTARSGERAGLMGATALAADHALSPAGLLALAARQHV, encoded by the coding sequence ATGATGCCGCCGACTGAACCCGCGTCGAGCGACCCGAGCGGACTGATCCGCCTCCTGCGCGACGGTCGCCAATGGTCCGTGTCCGAGTTGGCCGCGACGACGGGGGTCGCCCGCTCGACGGTCAGCCAGCGACTCGACATGCTCTCAGCGCTCGGTCTCATCAGCCGCGCCGAGCCCGGTTCCTCGACCGGAGGCCGCCCACCCAAGCGCGTCGCGCTGCTCGCCGATGCCCGTCTCGTGCTGGCGTTCGACATCGGCGCAAGTCACGCGCACGTCGGGGTGGCCTCGATCACCAGGGAGATCCTGGCGCACCGCCGCATCGCGATCGACATCGCCGCGGGTCCCGACCACGTTCTCGGCCAGGTCACCGAGGTCGCGGACGACCTGCTGGACGGTCTCGGGCGCGACCGATCGGTCGTCCTCGCGACCGGTGTCGGCCTGCCCGGCCCCGTCCACGCGGCCACCGGGCGCCCCGTGCGCCCGCCGATCATGCCGGGCTGGGACGGCTACGACGTGCCCGGGTGGCTGCATTCGCGCGATGGCATCCCGGCGTTCGTCGACAACGACGTGAATCTCGCCGCGCTCGGGGAGCACGACCGGTTCGGAGTCGGCGTCGACAACTTCCTCTACGTCAAGGTCGCGACCGGCATCGGCGCCGGCATCATCTCCGGAGGGATGCTGCTGCGCGGCGCACAGGGCATCGCGGGCGACATCGGGCACGTGAGGGTGTCGAGGGGCGAAGGCGTGTTCTGCTCGTGCGGCAACGAGGGATGCCTCGAGGCGCTCGCCGCCGGCCCCGCGATCGCACGCTCTCTGCGCGAGGCCGGCATCGAGGTGACCTCGTCGCGCGAGGTCGTCGCGCGAGTGGACGCCGGCGACGTCAACGCGATCCAGGCCGTCCGCCAGGCAGGCCGGGATCTCGGCGAGGTGCTCTCTGCGAGCATCAGCTTCCTCAACCCCTCAGTCATCGCGATCGGAGGACGAATGGCCGGGGCCGGCGAACACCTCATCGCCGGCGTGCGCGAGGTCGTCTACCGCCGGGCCATGCCGCTCGCCACGGTGGGACTGGAGATCCGCACCGCCCGCTCAGGCGAGCGGGCGGGCCTGATGGGTGCGACGGCGCTGGCGGCCGATCACGCACTCTCCCCCGCCGGGCTGTTGGCCCTGGCCGCACGACAGCACGTGTAG
- a CDS encoding cation:proton antiporter: MEAMLFFVLVGAVVVAAIARWRGWPAPLLVTVVALAASFLPFIPEMEIDGHLLLNIVLPPLLYSAALDVSFVGFKRSLPQIRRLGIWLVLLTAVVVGLVAWLILPSLTLPGALLLGAIVAPPDAVSAAAIGRKLGLPRRIMTVLSGESLINDATSLTLYRVFAAVVAGATITVWDGVWQFVVAVVVGVVIGLVFGLVLHQLRMRVADPVVIGTFGLLVPFGAYAIAEHLGGSGVLAVVAMGLYVGFNAPRTDYTTRQQEAPLWLSADLLLESFVFAYIGLTFRRVLSDLGSESVEHILLLSAAVLAVVLVVRPAFIYPVHAWARVRERARLQRWERMVASGRFEVRRSRPGRRPLTAEQMRRRLTEPALVWKDNAVISWAGMRGVVTLATALAASDLAALDSQSSHAIVVVAFIVTVATLLLQGLTLPLLIRGLGVAADVDEKEDAKAIASVRARSREAGAAFLSEQRELWAAKYGESELKAFDTFRQRMMRVENDTDRAQEVEDSVPRPSYDDLVALSRGWLHVRREVLLAERDADNLDEELMRELLAAIDAEELALDTRGATRPQSRA; encoded by the coding sequence ATGGAAGCGATGCTCTTCTTCGTTCTCGTCGGCGCGGTCGTGGTGGCGGCGATCGCCCGATGGCGGGGGTGGCCCGCGCCGCTGCTGGTCACCGTCGTCGCGCTCGCCGCGTCGTTCCTGCCGTTCATCCCCGAGATGGAGATCGACGGGCATCTGCTGCTGAACATCGTGCTGCCTCCGCTGCTGTACTCGGCGGCGCTCGACGTCTCCTTCGTGGGATTCAAGCGCAGTCTGCCCCAGATCCGGCGGCTGGGGATCTGGCTGGTCCTGCTCACCGCGGTCGTCGTGGGCCTTGTCGCCTGGCTCATCCTGCCGTCGCTGACCCTGCCGGGTGCCCTGCTGCTCGGGGCGATCGTCGCGCCGCCCGACGCCGTCTCGGCGGCCGCCATCGGTCGGAAGCTCGGCCTGCCTCGGCGCATCATGACGGTGCTTTCCGGCGAGAGCCTCATCAACGACGCGACCTCGCTGACGCTCTACCGCGTGTTCGCTGCCGTCGTCGCGGGGGCGACGATCACCGTGTGGGACGGGGTCTGGCAGTTCGTGGTCGCGGTCGTGGTGGGCGTCGTGATCGGCCTCGTGTTCGGGCTCGTCCTGCATCAGCTGCGCATGCGCGTCGCCGACCCCGTCGTCATCGGCACCTTCGGGCTTCTCGTGCCGTTCGGCGCGTACGCGATCGCCGAGCATCTGGGCGGTTCCGGTGTGCTGGCCGTCGTCGCCATGGGGCTGTACGTCGGCTTCAATGCGCCGCGCACGGATTACACCACGCGACAGCAGGAGGCTCCGCTCTGGCTCTCGGCGGATCTGCTGCTGGAGAGCTTCGTGTTCGCCTACATCGGTCTGACGTTCCGCCGGGTGCTCAGCGACCTGGGGTCGGAGTCGGTGGAGCACATCCTCCTGCTCTCCGCGGCGGTCCTGGCGGTCGTGCTCGTGGTGCGGCCGGCCTTCATCTACCCCGTCCATGCCTGGGCCCGCGTGCGAGAACGGGCGCGCCTGCAGCGCTGGGAGAGGATGGTCGCATCCGGCCGGTTCGAGGTGCGCCGGTCGCGGCCGGGGCGCCGACCGCTCACGGCGGAGCAGATGCGCCGCCGGCTGACGGAACCGGCGCTGGTCTGGAAGGACAACGCGGTCATCTCCTGGGCGGGCATGCGCGGGGTGGTCACCCTGGCGACGGCGCTCGCCGCCTCGGATCTCGCCGCACTGGATTCGCAGTCCTCGCATGCGATCGTCGTCGTCGCCTTCATCGTCACCGTCGCGACCCTCCTGCTCCAGGGGCTCACCCTTCCGCTGCTCATCCGCGGTCTCGGCGTCGCCGCGGACGTCGACGAGAAGGAGGACGCGAAGGCGATCGCGTCGGTGCGGGCGCGAAGCCGCGAGGCCGGCGCGGCGTTCCTCTCCGAGCAGCGCGAGCTCTGGGCCGCGAAGTACGGCGAATCCGAGCTGAAGGCGTTCGACACGTTCCGGCAGCGGATGATGAGGGTCGAGAACGACACCGACCGTGCGCAGGAGGTCGAGGACTCGGTGCCGCGGCCCTCGTACGACGACCTCGTCGCACTGTCACGAGGGTGGTTGCACGTGCGCCGGGAGGTGCTGCTCGCCGAGCGCGACGCGGACAACCTCGACGAGGAGCTGATGCGTGAGCTCCTGGCCGCGATCGACGCGGAAGAGCTCGCGCTGGACACCCGGGGGGCCACGCGGCCGCAGTCGAGGGCATAG
- a CDS encoding MerR family transcriptional regulator, giving the protein MTKRDSRTPVYGIAVAAQLVDLPEATLRLFESKGLLTPARSEGGTRRYSDDDIDRLRRAARLRSDGINIVGIARVLELQDENQSLRDAADGR; this is encoded by the coding sequence GTGACGAAGAGAGATTCCCGGACCCCCGTGTACGGCATCGCGGTCGCCGCCCAGCTCGTCGATCTGCCGGAGGCGACGCTGCGACTGTTCGAGAGCAAGGGGCTGCTCACACCGGCGCGCAGCGAAGGGGGGACGCGCCGATACAGCGACGATGACATCGACCGGCTCCGTCGAGCTGCTCGACTGCGCAGCGACGGGATCAACATCGTCGGGATCGCCCGCGTGCTCGAGCTGCAGGATGAGAATCAGAGCCTCCGCGACGCCGCCGACGGACGGTGA
- a CDS encoding Hsp20/alpha crystallin family protein has protein sequence MALTFDPFSQLDRFAASVLDSVRAPRLMPVDLYRDGDRYILHADLPGIDPGSIDVDLDGTQLSIRAQRTADSMEGVRWLARERGAGAFLRQFTLGEGVDLDGISASYESGVLSVIIPVSERAKPRKIAVESVEQPQAINA, from the coding sequence ATGGCACTCACCTTCGATCCGTTCAGTCAGCTCGACCGCTTCGCCGCGAGCGTGCTCGATTCCGTTCGCGCACCGCGGCTGATGCCGGTGGATCTCTACCGCGACGGTGATCGGTACATCCTGCATGCCGACCTGCCCGGCATCGATCCCGGCTCGATCGATGTCGACCTCGACGGCACGCAGCTGTCGATCCGCGCGCAGCGCACGGCCGACTCCATGGAGGGCGTGCGCTGGCTCGCGCGAGAGCGCGGCGCCGGCGCGTTCCTCCGGCAGTTCACACTCGGCGAAGGCGTCGATCTCGATGGCATCAGCGCGTCCTACGAGAGCGGCGTGCTCTCCGTGATCATCCCGGTGAGCGAGCGCGCCAAGCCGCGCAAGATCGCCGTCGAGTCCGTCGAGCAGCCTCAGGCCATCAACGCCTGA
- a CDS encoding LLM class flavin-dependent oxidoreductase: MNDVALSVLDLVPVRTGQTSPQAVSASLELAETADRLGYRRYWFAEHHNMPAVASTTPPVLIAAATARTKTMRLGSGGVMLPNHAPLIVAEQFAALEAIAPGRIDLGLGRAPGSDPVITQLLRGSGTTSDVEQFPRHVQDISLLLGGEGATVRFTSGGEYVVRATPSAVSTPEVWLLGSSDYSAQLAASQGLPYVFANHFSGHGLERALDLYRSGFQPSEAYPEPRTFLTINAVASPTQEEAEARALPQLRMMSRLRLNKPLIALETVEEASGAERDPATEQIVAEARSRWVVGTGDSVAAELREFAAKHGVDEVMISPVAGAYAAEAMDAATGRAQTLELIAAAM; the protein is encoded by the coding sequence ATGAACGACGTCGCGCTCTCCGTCCTCGACCTCGTGCCCGTGCGCACCGGTCAGACCAGCCCCCAGGCCGTATCGGCCTCCCTCGAACTCGCCGAGACCGCGGATCGGCTGGGATACCGCCGATACTGGTTCGCCGAGCACCACAACATGCCGGCCGTGGCATCCACCACTCCACCGGTCCTCATCGCCGCCGCCACCGCGCGGACGAAGACGATGCGGCTCGGGTCGGGCGGTGTGATGCTCCCCAACCACGCCCCGCTGATCGTCGCCGAGCAGTTCGCCGCGCTCGAGGCCATCGCGCCCGGCCGCATCGACCTCGGGCTCGGTCGCGCACCGGGCAGCGACCCCGTGATCACCCAGTTGCTCCGGGGATCCGGCACGACGAGCGACGTCGAGCAGTTCCCCCGTCACGTGCAGGACATCTCACTGCTCCTCGGCGGGGAGGGCGCCACCGTGCGCTTCACCTCCGGCGGCGAGTACGTCGTCCGCGCGACGCCGTCCGCCGTGAGCACTCCGGAGGTGTGGCTGCTCGGATCGAGCGACTACTCCGCGCAGCTCGCCGCATCCCAGGGCCTGCCCTACGTGTTCGCCAACCACTTCTCCGGCCACGGGCTCGAGCGCGCCCTGGACCTCTACCGCTCCGGATTCCAGCCGAGCGAGGCCTACCCGGAGCCGCGCACGTTCCTCACGATCAATGCCGTCGCCTCCCCCACGCAGGAAGAGGCGGAGGCGCGCGCCCTCCCCCAGCTGCGGATGATGTCGCGACTCCGGTTGAACAAGCCGCTCATCGCGCTCGAGACCGTCGAGGAGGCGTCGGGCGCGGAGCGCGACCCCGCGACGGAGCAGATCGTCGCCGAGGCGCGCTCGCGGTGGGTCGTCGGAACAGGCGACTCGGTCGCGGCAGAACTGCGAGAGTTCGCCGCCAAGCACGGCGTGGACGAGGTCATGATCTCCCCTGTCGCCGGCGCATACGCCGCCGAGGCGATGGATGCCGCGACCGGCCGAGCCCAGACGCTCGAGCTCATCGCCGCCGCGATGTGA
- a CDS encoding methyltransferase produces the protein MSSTRTRGLWVAHGTNGVVGSIRHDEDDYVVVMAGADAETGRYPSLEVAKGALHSHMPPGSSWPRYAQH, from the coding sequence GTGAGCAGCACGCGTACGCGCGGTCTCTGGGTCGCGCACGGGACGAATGGCGTGGTGGGCAGCATCCGCCACGATGAGGACGACTACGTCGTCGTGATGGCCGGAGCGGATGCCGAGACGGGCCGCTACCCGAGCCTCGAGGTCGCCAAGGGCGCCCTGCACTCGCACATGCCACCGGGGAGCTCCTGGCCGCGATACGCCCAGCACTGA
- the pheA gene encoding prephenate dehydratase produces MKRVTERRTYSYLGPAGTFTEAALDQVAEARGQDWRPVHNVGEALAEVLEGRSHAAMIAIENSIEGGVSTTQDALATLPGLRIIGEYLVNVNFVLVAPRGTSLEDVSVIAAHPVAYAQCHGWLGEHLPAHSHVPAASNVASAIGVLDGSLPAQAAIAPPGIVQHHDVDVLASEIGDNTSAVTRFVLVTRTTMPPEPTGADKTSLIVELPHDHPGALLDMLEQFSTRGINLSLIESRPIGDALGRYRFVIDADGHIADERMADALLGIRRFSPRVVFLGSYPRADRRIVQYPDRYADEVFVEARDWLRALISGEPEV; encoded by the coding sequence GTGAAACGCGTGACTGAACGGCGCACATACAGCTATCTGGGCCCTGCGGGCACCTTCACCGAAGCGGCACTGGATCAGGTGGCGGAGGCGCGAGGCCAGGACTGGCGCCCTGTCCACAACGTCGGCGAGGCGCTGGCCGAGGTCCTGGAGGGACGCAGCCACGCCGCGATGATCGCGATCGAGAACTCCATCGAGGGCGGGGTGTCGACGACGCAGGATGCGCTCGCCACGCTTCCCGGACTCCGGATCATCGGTGAATACCTGGTCAACGTGAACTTCGTGCTCGTCGCTCCGCGGGGGACCTCCCTCGAGGACGTCTCGGTGATCGCGGCGCACCCCGTCGCGTACGCCCAGTGCCACGGCTGGCTCGGCGAGCACCTTCCCGCGCACTCGCACGTGCCGGCGGCCAGCAACGTGGCATCCGCGATCGGCGTGCTCGACGGCTCGCTCCCCGCGCAGGCCGCGATCGCCCCGCCGGGGATCGTCCAGCATCACGACGTCGACGTGCTGGCATCCGAGATCGGTGACAACACCTCGGCGGTCACCCGGTTCGTGCTCGTGACGCGCACGACCATGCCGCCGGAGCCCACCGGTGCGGACAAGACCTCCCTGATCGTGGAACTCCCGCACGATCACCCCGGTGCACTGCTCGACATGCTCGAGCAGTTCTCCACCCGTGGCATCAACCTCTCGCTCATCGAGTCGCGCCCGATCGGCGACGCGCTGGGCCGGTACCGGTTCGTCATCGATGCGGACGGACACATCGCCGACGAGCGGATGGCGGACGCGCTGCTCGGCATCCGCCGGTTCAGCCCGCGGGTGGTGTTCCTGGGGTCCTACCCTCGGGCCGACCGGCGGATCGTGCAGTACCCCGACCGGTACGCCGACGAGGTGTTCGTCGAGGCGCGCGACTGGCTGCGCGCGCTCATCTCCGGTGAACCCGAGGTCTGA
- the pgm gene encoding phosphoglucomutase (alpha-D-glucose-1,6-bisphosphate-dependent) yields the protein MTSRAGLPAEDIDLIDVDELIAAYYDRHPDPADPAQRVVFGTSGHRGSSLSGSFNENHILATTQAIVDYRRAQGITGPLFLGRDTHALSLPAERSAIEVLVSNGVDIRVDSRDSWVPTPALSHAILTYNRELAPDAPERADGIVVTPSHNPPRDGGFKYNPPHGGPADTDATGWIAARANELIEGGLADVRRESFADIDWDALPSYDFRDAYVRDLLSIIDIDAIRSAGVRIGADPLGGASVEYWQLIKEMHGLDLTVVNPEVDPTWRFMTLDWDEKIRMDPSSPNAMASLVAKRGDFDVLTGNDADADRHGIVTPDAGLMNPNHYLAVAIDYLFSHRADWPRDAAIGKTLVSSMIIDRVAESLGRRLLEVPVGFKWFVPGLLDGSVAFGGEESAGASFLRRDGSVWSTDKDGILLCLLAAEIIAVTGKSPSERYAELEQAFGSSAYQRVDAPATPEQKATLSRLSPDAVTATSIAGEEITARLSHAPGNGAAIGGLKVQTEHAWFAARPSGTEDVYKLYAESLKGPDHLAEVQEEARAVVTAALEA from the coding sequence ATGACCAGCCGCGCCGGCCTCCCTGCCGAGGACATTGACCTCATCGACGTCGACGAACTCATCGCCGCCTATTACGATCGACACCCCGATCCCGCCGACCCGGCGCAGCGCGTCGTCTTCGGCACGAGCGGCCACCGCGGTTCCTCGCTCTCCGGCAGCTTCAACGAGAACCACATCCTGGCCACAACGCAGGCGATCGTCGACTACCGCCGCGCCCAGGGCATCACCGGGCCGCTGTTCCTCGGACGCGACACCCACGCGCTCTCGCTCCCCGCCGAGCGCAGCGCGATCGAGGTCCTCGTCTCCAACGGCGTCGACATCCGCGTCGACTCCCGCGACTCCTGGGTGCCGACGCCAGCCCTCAGCCACGCGATCCTGACCTACAACCGCGAGCTCGCGCCCGATGCGCCGGAGCGCGCGGACGGCATCGTGGTGACCCCCTCGCACAACCCGCCCCGTGACGGCGGGTTCAAGTACAACCCCCCGCACGGCGGGCCGGCCGACACCGACGCCACCGGCTGGATCGCCGCGCGGGCGAACGAACTCATCGAGGGCGGGCTCGCCGACGTCCGCCGTGAGAGCTTCGCCGACATCGACTGGGACGCGCTGCCGAGTTACGACTTCCGCGACGCCTACGTGCGCGATCTCCTCTCGATCATCGACATCGACGCGATCAGGAGCGCGGGCGTGCGCATCGGCGCCGATCCGCTCGGCGGGGCCTCGGTGGAGTACTGGCAGCTCATCAAGGAGATGCATGGCCTCGACCTCACCGTCGTCAACCCCGAGGTCGACCCGACATGGCGCTTCATGACCCTGGACTGGGACGAGAAGATCCGGATGGACCCGTCCTCCCCCAACGCCATGGCATCGCTCGTCGCCAAGCGCGGCGACTTCGACGTCCTCACCGGGAACGATGCCGACGCCGACCGGCACGGCATCGTCACCCCGGACGCCGGCCTCATGAACCCCAACCACTACCTCGCCGTGGCGATCGACTACCTCTTCTCGCACCGCGCCGACTGGCCGCGGGATGCCGCGATCGGCAAGACGCTCGTGTCGTCGATGATCATCGACCGGGTCGCCGAGTCGCTCGGGCGGCGCCTGTTGGAGGTTCCCGTCGGCTTCAAGTGGTTCGTACCCGGGCTGCTCGACGGCTCCGTCGCCTTCGGCGGCGAGGAGTCCGCCGGTGCGTCGTTCCTCCGCCGCGACGGCAGCGTCTGGTCCACGGACAAGGACGGCATCCTGCTCTGCCTGCTCGCCGCGGAGATCATCGCCGTGACGGGCAAGTCGCCGTCGGAGCGCTACGCGGAGCTCGAGCAGGCCTTCGGCTCCTCGGCCTACCAGCGCGTCGATGCACCGGCGACCCCCGAGCAGAAGGCGACGCTGTCGCGGCTGTCGCCCGATGCGGTCACGGCGACGTCGATCGCCGGCGAAGAGATCACCGCCCGCCTCTCGCACGCGCCGGGCAACGGCGCAGCCATCGGCGGCCTCAAGGTCCAGACGGAGCACGCGTGGTTCGCCGCGCGCCCCTCCGGTACCGAGGACGTCTACAAGCTGTACGCCGAGAGCCTCAAGGGCCCCGACCACCTCGCCGAGGTGCAGGAAGAGGCCCGCGCCGTCGTGACGGCCGCCCTCGAGGCCTGA
- a CDS encoding ThuA domain-containing protein: MNAGASTRTALVVRGGWKGHDPVGTTERFIPALRSAGFIVSVVEDLTVYDDAERIAAIDLIVHCWSMGSLTAPQEANLVAAVRAGTGFAGWHGGVIGTNVANPAYLRMVGARFLHHPDGSVDHTIRIDPAPTADAEITAGLQDFRVCTEQYWILSDSHSIELAHSVFEPAPESEWAEPVRMPVTWTRRWGAGRVFVCTLGHQVSDFDVPETAEMIRRGLLWAARPRS, translated from the coding sequence ATGAACGCCGGAGCGTCCACCCGGACCGCGCTCGTCGTCCGAGGCGGCTGGAAGGGGCACGATCCGGTAGGGACGACGGAGCGATTCATCCCCGCACTGCGCTCCGCCGGATTCATCGTGTCCGTCGTCGAGGACCTCACCGTCTACGACGATGCGGAACGCATCGCTGCGATCGATCTCATCGTGCACTGCTGGTCGATGGGGTCTCTGACGGCGCCGCAGGAGGCGAACCTCGTCGCCGCCGTGCGTGCGGGCACGGGGTTCGCCGGGTGGCACGGCGGTGTCATCGGTACGAACGTCGCGAATCCTGCCTACCTCCGCATGGTCGGTGCCCGGTTCCTGCATCACCCGGATGGATCCGTCGACCACACCATCCGGATCGACCCTGCGCCGACAGCGGATGCCGAGATCACGGCGGGTCTGCAGGACTTCCGCGTGTGCACCGAGCAGTACTGGATCCTCTCGGACAGCCACAGCATCGAGCTGGCGCACTCGGTGTTCGAGCCCGCACCCGAGTCCGAGTGGGCGGAGCCGGTGCGGATGCCGGTGACCTGGACGCGGCGATGGGGCGCAGGGCGCGTGTTCGTGTGCACCCTCGGACATCAGGTGTCCGACTTCGACGTGCCGGAGACGGCGGAGATGATCCGCCGAGGGCTCCTGTGGGCCGCCCGACCCCGCTCCTGA
- a CDS encoding hydroxyacid dehydrogenase: MRRPNIRPSAVLMMSPASLADELFTAAMREELRALAALDDEVITDLGDERGRRALRGADIVIAGWGAPRIAPADAPGLRALVYLGGVAALCLEDVGGWIDRGLALANARRVNAFPVAEYALAMILLDGKDAFALSRSGRGNPQTPHAHPGNLRRKVGIVGLSQTARALIALLRPHELDVRVYSPELTPEAAEELGVRACTLEEVMAGSDIVSLHQPLTADTRGQIDGDLLALMRDGATLLNTARGGVVDQDTLLARLREGRIRAILDVTEPEPLPADHPLRTLPNVVLTPHIAGSLGTELHRMGRHAVDEVRRFVEGKPFRDQEVLA; this comes from the coding sequence ATGAGGAGGCCGAACATCCGCCCGTCCGCCGTACTGATGATGTCGCCGGCGTCGCTCGCCGACGAACTGTTCACCGCTGCCATGCGCGAGGAGTTGCGCGCGCTCGCCGCCCTCGACGACGAGGTGATCACCGACCTCGGCGACGAACGAGGGCGTCGGGCCCTCCGCGGCGCCGACATCGTCATCGCCGGGTGGGGCGCACCGCGCATCGCACCGGCGGATGCGCCGGGTCTGCGCGCGCTCGTCTACCTCGGTGGTGTCGCCGCCCTGTGTCTGGAGGACGTCGGAGGATGGATCGACCGCGGTCTGGCGCTCGCGAACGCGCGCCGCGTGAACGCGTTCCCGGTCGCCGAGTACGCCCTGGCCATGATCCTTCTCGACGGCAAGGATGCCTTCGCCCTCTCGCGTTCCGGCAGGGGGAACCCGCAGACACCGCACGCGCACCCCGGCAACCTCCGCCGAAAGGTGGGCATCGTCGGCCTCTCGCAGACCGCCAGGGCGCTCATCGCTCTCCTGCGCCCCCACGAGCTCGACGTGCGCGTGTACAGCCCGGAGCTGACCCCGGAGGCGGCCGAGGAGCTCGGCGTGCGGGCGTGCACCCTCGAGGAAGTGATGGCGGGCAGTGACATCGTCTCGCTGCACCAGCCGTTGACGGCGGACACGCGCGGTCAGATCGACGGCGACCTGCTCGCGCTGATGCGCGACGGAGCGACGCTGCTCAACACCGCTCGTGGGGGCGTCGTCGATCAGGACACGCTGCTCGCCCGGCTGCGCGAGGGGCGCATCCGGGCGATCCTCGATGTGACCGAACCGGAGCCGCTTCCCGCCGATCATCCACTCCGCACGCTGCCGAACGTCGTCCTCACGCCGCACATCGCCGGTTCCCTGGGAACCGAGCTGCACCGCATGGGTCGCCACGCGGTCGATGAGGTTCGCCGGTTCGTCGAGGGCAAGCCCTTCCGCGACCAGGAGGTGCTCGCATGA
- a CDS encoding glycerate kinase: MKVVIAPDSFKGSITATDAATAIAEGWASVDPAAEIVRRPMADGGEGTVDAFAAAVADAKRMPITVDGPAGASVRTSWLLLPPTEDAPAGTAVIDLASTSGIELMDRLRPWEADTTGFGQAIAAALEHGVSRLVLGIGSSASTDGGTGLLRALGARFLDDGGAPVAAGARGVLAIASVDMSGLRPPPETFVLTDVTNPLTGPRGTAAVFGPQKGLTEPSDIESVDDALLRLADLLGLDAQHPGTGAAGGVGGALVAWGARLTPGAQEVAELLDLAATIEGADVVVTGEGSYDGQSGDGKVPSFVAGLAASAGARAALVAGRITADADIGLFAGVASLTEIAGSAEAALAEPARHLRQAGAALARSLSD; this comes from the coding sequence ATGAAGGTCGTCATCGCTCCCGACAGCTTCAAGGGGTCCATCACCGCGACGGACGCCGCCACGGCGATCGCCGAGGGCTGGGCGAGCGTCGACCCCGCGGCCGAGATCGTGCGGCGTCCCATGGCCGACGGCGGTGAGGGCACGGTCGACGCGTTCGCCGCTGCGGTCGCCGACGCGAAGCGGATGCCGATCACGGTGGACGGGCCGGCGGGAGCGTCGGTGCGGACCTCATGGTTGCTGCTCCCGCCGACCGAGGATGCCCCCGCCGGTACGGCCGTCATCGATCTCGCCTCGACGTCCGGGATCGAACTCATGGATCGGCTCCGGCCGTGGGAAGCCGACACGACCGGATTCGGACAGGCGATCGCCGCGGCGCTCGAGCACGGGGTCTCCCGTCTCGTGCTGGGGATCGGATCGAGCGCATCGACCGATGGCGGCACCGGACTGCTGCGCGCCCTCGGAGCGCGGTTCCTCGACGACGGCGGCGCGCCGGTCGCGGCCGGTGCGCGCGGTGTCCTCGCGATCGCCTCGGTCGACATGAGCGGCCTGCGGCCCCCGCCGGAGACGTTCGTGCTCACCGACGTGACGAACCCGCTGACCGGTCCGCGGGGCACGGCCGCGGTGTTCGGGCCGCAGAAGGGGCTGACAGAGCCCTCCGACATCGAGAGCGTCGACGACGCACTGCTCCGGCTCGCCGACCTGCTCGGGCTGGACGCGCAGCATCCCGGCACAGGAGCCGCCGGCGGTGTCGGCGGAGCCCTCGTCGCCTGGGGTGCCCGACTCACCCCCGGGGCGCAGGAGGTCGCCGAGCTCCTCGACCTCGCGGCGACGATCGAGGGCGCGGACGTCGTGGTGACCGGTGAGGGATCGTACGACGGCCAATCCGGAGACGGGAAGGTGCCGTCGTTCGTGGCCGGTCTCGCCGCCTCGGCCGGAGCCCGTGCGGCTCTGGTGGCTGGGCGGATCACCGCGGATGCGGACATCGGCCTCTTCGCGGGTGTGGCGTCGCTGACGGAGATCGCCGGTTCGGCGGAGGCCGCACTGGCGGAGCCGGCGCGTCATCTCCGGCAGGCGGGGGCCGCGCTCGCTCGGTCGTTGTCGGACTGA